One window of the Trifolium pratense cultivar HEN17-A07 linkage group LG2, ARS_RC_1.1, whole genome shotgun sequence genome contains the following:
- the LOC123908292 gene encoding pentatricopeptide repeat-containing protein At3g22470, mitochondrial-like isoform X2 — MLMMQFLHSIKCYISNLHHPLSNLVNKALHFHDDVISKGFHLDRVSYNILINALCKTGETKAALEILRKIEELMVKPNVVMYNTVINSLCKDKLVSDAFHLYSEMIVKKIAPDVVTYTTLIYGLCSVGQLNEAVGLLNEMLLKNISPNVHTFTELVDGLCKEGEIEIARNVLAVMIKQGFKPDVATYTSLIYGYFLVKEVNKATYVFNTIARREVKPNVHSYNVMINGLCKNKMVDEAVSLFKEMHLKNMAPNTVTYNSLIDGLCKSGRISDVWDLLDEMHDRGKPANVITYSSLLDALCKNHQVDNAIELLRKIKDQGIQLDMYTYTILIDGLCKNGRLKDAQEIYQDLLIKGYNFDVKMYTVMINGLCKEGLFDEALSLVSKMEENGCTPDAVTYETLIRALSEDDKNDKAEKLLHEMISRGLL, encoded by the exons atgttgatgatgcaGTTTCTTCATTCAATCAAATGCTATATATCAAACCTACACCATCCATTATCAAATTTG GTTAATAAAGCATTGCATTTTCATGACGATGTTATATCAAAGGGATTTCACCTTGATCGAGTTAGTTATAACATCTTGATTAACGCGTTATGTAAAACCGGAGAAACAAAAGCTGCCCTAGAGATTCTTAGAAAGATTGAAGAGTTAATGGTTAAACCAAACGTGGTAATGTACAACACGGTCATTAATAGTCTGTGCAAGGATAAACTTGTGAGTGATGCCTTTCATTTATATTCTGAAATGATTGTCAAGAAAATTGCTCCGGATGTTGTTACGTACACTACTTTAATATATGGTCTTTGCAGTGTGGGTCAATTGAACGAAGCGGTTGGTTTGTTAAATGAAATgttgttgaaaaatattagcCCGAATGTTCATACTTTTACTGAGTTGGTTGATGGTTTATGTAAGGAAGGAGAGATTGAAATAGCTAGAAATGTCTTAGCTGTTATGATAAAACAAGGTTTTAAACCAGATGTTGCTACGTATACTTCTTTAATATATGGGTATTTCTTGGTTAAAGAAGTGAACAAGGCTACATATGTATTCAACACTATTGCTCGAAGGGAAGTGAAACCTAATGTTCATAGCTACAATGTCATGATTAATGGattatgcaaaaataaaatggtGGATGAAGCCGTGAGTCTCTTCAAAGAAATGCATTTGAAAAACATGGCTCCTAATACTGTAACATACAATTCACTTATTGATGGACTTTGCAAATCAGGGAGAATATCTGATGTTTGGGATCTTCTTGATGAGATGCATGATAGAGGCAAACCTGCTAATGTGATCACTTATAGTTCTTTATTGGATGCTTTGTGCAAAAATCATCAGGTTGACAATGCGATTGAATTATTGAGGAAGATCAAAGACCAAGGAATTCAGCTAGATATGTATACATACACAATACTTATTGATGGGCTATGCAAAAATGGAAGACTTAAGGATGCACAAGAGATTTATCAGGATCTTTTGATTAAAGGCTATAATTTTGATGTGAAGATGTATACTGTTATGATTAATGGGCTTTGTAAGGAGGGCTTGTTTGATGAAGCATTGTCCTTGGTgtcaaaaatggaagaaaacGGTTGCACCCCTGATGCTGTTACTTACGAAACTCTTATTCGTGCTTTGTCCGAAGACGACAAGAATGATAAGGCGGAGAAACTTCTTCATGAAATGATTTCTAGAGGTCTTTTATAA
- the LOC123908292 gene encoding pentatricopeptide repeat-containing protein At1g62930, chloroplastic-like isoform X3 — translation MVKPNVVMYNTVINSLCKDKLVSDAFHLYSEMIVKKIAPDVVTYTTLIYGLCSVGQLNEAVGLLNEMLLKNISPNVHTFTELVDGLCKEGEIEIARNVLAVMIKQGFKPDVATYTSLIYGYFLVKEVNKATYVFNTIARREVKPNVHSYNVMINGLCKNKMVDEAVSLFKEMHLKNMAPNTVTYNSLIDGLCKSGRISDVWDLLDEMHDRGKPANVITYSSLLDALCKNHQVDNAIELLRKIKDQGIQLDMYTYTILIDGLCKNGRLKDAQEIYQDLLIKGYNFDVKMYTVMINGLCKEGLFDEALSLVSKMEENGCTPDAVTYETLIRALSEDDKNDKAEKLLHEMISRGLL, via the coding sequence ATGGTTAAACCAAACGTGGTAATGTACAACACGGTCATTAATAGTCTGTGCAAGGATAAACTTGTGAGTGATGCCTTTCATTTATATTCTGAAATGATTGTCAAGAAAATTGCTCCGGATGTTGTTACGTACACTACTTTAATATATGGTCTTTGCAGTGTGGGTCAATTGAACGAAGCGGTTGGTTTGTTAAATGAAATgttgttgaaaaatattagcCCGAATGTTCATACTTTTACTGAGTTGGTTGATGGTTTATGTAAGGAAGGAGAGATTGAAATAGCTAGAAATGTCTTAGCTGTTATGATAAAACAAGGTTTTAAACCAGATGTTGCTACGTATACTTCTTTAATATATGGGTATTTCTTGGTTAAAGAAGTGAACAAGGCTACATATGTATTCAACACTATTGCTCGAAGGGAAGTGAAACCTAATGTTCATAGCTACAATGTCATGATTAATGGattatgcaaaaataaaatggtGGATGAAGCCGTGAGTCTCTTCAAAGAAATGCATTTGAAAAACATGGCTCCTAATACTGTAACATACAATTCACTTATTGATGGACTTTGCAAATCAGGGAGAATATCTGATGTTTGGGATCTTCTTGATGAGATGCATGATAGAGGCAAACCTGCTAATGTGATCACTTATAGTTCTTTATTGGATGCTTTGTGCAAAAATCATCAGGTTGACAATGCGATTGAATTATTGAGGAAGATCAAAGACCAAGGAATTCAGCTAGATATGTATACATACACAATACTTATTGATGGGCTATGCAAAAATGGAAGACTTAAGGATGCACAAGAGATTTATCAGGATCTTTTGATTAAAGGCTATAATTTTGATGTGAAGATGTATACTGTTATGATTAATGGGCTTTGTAAGGAGGGCTTGTTTGATGAAGCATTGTCCTTGGTgtcaaaaatggaagaaaacGGTTGCACCCCTGATGCTGTTACTTACGAAACTCTTATTCGTGCTTTGTCCGAAGACGACAAGAATGATAAGGCGGAGAAACTTCTTCATGAAATGATTTCTAGAGGTCTTTTATAA
- the LOC123908292 gene encoding putative pentatricopeptide repeat-containing protein At1g12700, mitochondrial isoform X1 has product MSFSVLTHGFGAISLSIPNNFNHPRRFYSHNAHSQPLHHNLIVDVDDAVSSFNQMLYIKPTPSIIKFGKILGSLVKINHFHTVISLSHQMELKQIQPNIVTLNILINCFCQLHQLNFAFSVLGKIIKLGYQPDTVTMTTLINGMCLSGQVNKALHFHDDVISKGFHLDRVSYNILINALCKTGETKAALEILRKIEELMVKPNVVMYNTVINSLCKDKLVSDAFHLYSEMIVKKIAPDVVTYTTLIYGLCSVGQLNEAVGLLNEMLLKNISPNVHTFTELVDGLCKEGEIEIARNVLAVMIKQGFKPDVATYTSLIYGYFLVKEVNKATYVFNTIARREVKPNVHSYNVMINGLCKNKMVDEAVSLFKEMHLKNMAPNTVTYNSLIDGLCKSGRISDVWDLLDEMHDRGKPANVITYSSLLDALCKNHQVDNAIELLRKIKDQGIQLDMYTYTILIDGLCKNGRLKDAQEIYQDLLIKGYNFDVKMYTVMINGLCKEGLFDEALSLVSKMEENGCTPDAVTYETLIRALSEDDKNDKAEKLLHEMISRGLL; this is encoded by the coding sequence ATGTCATTTTCAGTGCTAACTCACGGTTTCGGTGCTATCTCTCTTTCCATTCCCAACAATTTCAATCATCCTCGCCGGTTTTACTCTCACAACGCTCATTCCCAACCATTACATCACAATCttattgttgatgttgatgatgcaGTTTCTTCATTCAATCAAATGCTATATATCAAACCTACACCATCCATTATCAAATTTGGTAAGATTTTAGGTTCTCTTGTTAAAATCAATCATTTTCATACTGTTATTTCTCTCTCTCATCAAATGGAACTCAAACAAATTCAACCTAATATTGTTACTTTAAACATCTTAATCAATTGTTTTTGCCAACTTCATCAactcaattttgcattttcTGTATTGggaaaaattatcaaattaggTTATCAACCTGATACAGTAACAATGACTACACTTATCAATGGCATGTGTCTTAGTGGTCAGGTTAATAAAGCATTGCATTTTCATGACGATGTTATATCAAAGGGATTTCACCTTGATCGAGTTAGTTATAACATCTTGATTAACGCGTTATGTAAAACCGGAGAAACAAAAGCTGCCCTAGAGATTCTTAGAAAGATTGAAGAGTTAATGGTTAAACCAAACGTGGTAATGTACAACACGGTCATTAATAGTCTGTGCAAGGATAAACTTGTGAGTGATGCCTTTCATTTATATTCTGAAATGATTGTCAAGAAAATTGCTCCGGATGTTGTTACGTACACTACTTTAATATATGGTCTTTGCAGTGTGGGTCAATTGAACGAAGCGGTTGGTTTGTTAAATGAAATgttgttgaaaaatattagcCCGAATGTTCATACTTTTACTGAGTTGGTTGATGGTTTATGTAAGGAAGGAGAGATTGAAATAGCTAGAAATGTCTTAGCTGTTATGATAAAACAAGGTTTTAAACCAGATGTTGCTACGTATACTTCTTTAATATATGGGTATTTCTTGGTTAAAGAAGTGAACAAGGCTACATATGTATTCAACACTATTGCTCGAAGGGAAGTGAAACCTAATGTTCATAGCTACAATGTCATGATTAATGGattatgcaaaaataaaatggtGGATGAAGCCGTGAGTCTCTTCAAAGAAATGCATTTGAAAAACATGGCTCCTAATACTGTAACATACAATTCACTTATTGATGGACTTTGCAAATCAGGGAGAATATCTGATGTTTGGGATCTTCTTGATGAGATGCATGATAGAGGCAAACCTGCTAATGTGATCACTTATAGTTCTTTATTGGATGCTTTGTGCAAAAATCATCAGGTTGACAATGCGATTGAATTATTGAGGAAGATCAAAGACCAAGGAATTCAGCTAGATATGTATACATACACAATACTTATTGATGGGCTATGCAAAAATGGAAGACTTAAGGATGCACAAGAGATTTATCAGGATCTTTTGATTAAAGGCTATAATTTTGATGTGAAGATGTATACTGTTATGATTAATGGGCTTTGTAAGGAGGGCTTGTTTGATGAAGCATTGTCCTTGGTgtcaaaaatggaagaaaacGGTTGCACCCCTGATGCTGTTACTTACGAAACTCTTATTCGTGCTTTGTCCGAAGACGACAAGAATGATAAGGCGGAGAAACTTCTTCATGAAATGATTTCTAGAGGTCTTTTATAA